One Microbacterium esteraromaticum genomic window carries:
- a CDS encoding CaiB/BaiF CoA transferase family protein: protein MSLPLEGIVVADFSRVLAGPLAATLLADLGATVIKVERRGMGDDTRQWGPPWTPAASSYFDSANRSKKSIELDFDDPEDRSVASELAGVADVVIENFRVGRLDRIGLGYADVSARNPRVVYCSISGFGSGGGADLPGYDFIAQAVGGLMSITGERDGEPLKVGVAVVDVLTSKDAVIGIQAALLERERSGRGQHVEVNLLSSLLGSLVNQASGYLANGDSPARLGSRHPSIAPYETLRCGDGIIAIACGNDVQFRRLTEVVGRSALAADGRFATNPARVQHRDELAAELESALAAASVSTWTQALTRAGVPAGRVNDIGAAFEYAQWLGLEPLIEMPGDALPQVRHPIRYSRTSPVHPTPPPHLGEHNDEIRRWVAEKASRL from the coding sequence ATGAGTCTTCCGCTCGAAGGAATCGTGGTCGCTGATTTCAGCCGAGTGCTCGCCGGGCCGCTGGCGGCGACCCTGCTCGCCGATCTCGGGGCCACCGTGATCAAGGTCGAGCGGCGGGGCATGGGCGATGACACCCGGCAATGGGGCCCGCCGTGGACGCCCGCGGCCAGTTCGTACTTCGACAGCGCCAATCGCTCGAAGAAGAGCATCGAGCTCGACTTCGATGATCCAGAAGACCGGTCTGTCGCCTCTGAGCTGGCGGGTGTCGCCGATGTGGTCATCGAGAACTTCCGGGTGGGACGCCTGGATCGCATCGGCCTGGGGTATGCGGACGTCAGCGCGCGGAACCCGAGAGTGGTCTACTGCTCGATCAGCGGGTTCGGCTCCGGCGGTGGTGCGGATCTGCCCGGATACGACTTCATCGCCCAGGCCGTGGGCGGGCTGATGAGCATCACCGGCGAGCGTGACGGCGAGCCTCTCAAAGTGGGAGTCGCCGTCGTCGACGTGCTGACCAGCAAGGACGCGGTCATCGGGATCCAGGCGGCGCTGCTGGAGCGCGAGCGGTCTGGGCGAGGCCAGCATGTCGAGGTCAACCTGCTCTCAAGCCTGCTGGGCTCGCTCGTGAACCAGGCATCCGGATACCTCGCCAACGGCGACTCACCCGCCAGGCTCGGCAGCAGGCATCCGTCGATCGCCCCATACGAAACCCTGCGCTGCGGTGACGGCATCATCGCGATCGCTTGCGGCAACGACGTTCAATTCAGAAGGCTGACGGAGGTGGTCGGACGCAGCGCGCTCGCCGCAGACGGTCGATTTGCCACCAATCCCGCACGAGTGCAGCACAGGGATGAGCTGGCAGCGGAACTGGAGTCGGCGCTCGCAGCAGCGTCGGTCTCGACGTGGACGCAAGCCCTCACTCGTGCGGGGGTGCCGGCGGGCAGGGTGAACGACATCGGCGCCGCCTTCGAGTACGCACAGTGGCTCGGACTCGAACCGCTCATCGAGATGCCAGGCGACGCGCTCCCGCAGGTGCGGCATCCGATCCGATACTCCCGCACCAGCCCGGTGCACCCCACGCCGCCCCCTCATCTCGGGGAGCACAACGACGAGATCCGCCGCTGGGTGGCGGAGAAAGCGAGCAGGCTATGA